GATGAAGCTTGTACATAATCGTTCCCTGAATCATGGAAAGATGATTATGGCCAAACTCATCAGACCACTCAAGTCTACTCAGGGCGTGGGAAGCTGCTTCTTTAGTCGAAGCTCCTCTCTCTCTGTGCCAACATTCATACAGGGATTTGTTTTTCGGCTAACTCCACCTATGCCATAACGGTGTCTGAGCACTGGCGATAACGCTTGTCTCCCCCCAGTCCGAACGATAAAGTAAGCGGCACAGCACAGCCCTCAAGACACACCATAGTATTTACCCAGTGCATTCAGGGATGGCGGGTGAATGGCCCGAATCGCTCACACGCATTAACAGGGAAGCAAAATGCAACGCGGCAAATTAATCAGATGGAACGATGAACGAGGTTTTGGTTTTATCAAACCAGAGCAGGACGGCGCTGACGATGTGTTTATTCACATCTCGTCACTGAAACAGATGAGTCGGGCGCCACGTATTGGCGACATCATAGTGTTTCAATTGCAAACCTCATCAGACGGCAAACAGCAAGCCGGTCTTGCCCGTATCGAAGGGGTGGCTATCAAACCCGGCTCACCAATCAAAGCCCGCAAAACCTCAACGACATTTCCATTGGGTAAACTGCTGAAGGGCATGGTACTGATAGCCTTGATAGCCTTTGCGGTGCCTAAATTAGCCCCGCTGGTGGAAGGCTTTATCTCTAAGGATACCCGCTATTCAGTGCCACCCATGGAGAGCGAGACCATAGTGCCATACCCAGAACCAGTATTTCGCTGCGAAGGTAAAACCTATTGCAGTGAAATGCGCTCCTGTGCCGAAGCCACCTTCTATCAAAACAATTGTCCGGGCACGAAAATGGACGGTGACAACGACGGCATCCCCTGTGAATCCCAATGGTGTGGTCACTGATGTTCACGGCCCCAAAGCGTCCGCCATGCCCACACAAGCAGGTGCAGCGCCAGCAGGCCAGTCCAGGCGAAACAAAATAGCAGCAGCGCCAGGGACGCCACACTGGTGATTTGCTCCGAAAAGAGCAGATACCAAAGCGGCCAGCCCAGAATGCAAAGCGCCGTCAGCATCAGCATGCAGCGCTTGCATCGGCCAATCTTCTGGCGAAAAACGGAAGAGTCACAATCATTGCAAGCCATGGGAAGACTCCAAAATACGCTGTAGAAAGCGATAAAAAACGGCAAAGCACCGCCGCAACCATGACCCGTGTTAAAGTGGGGCCAGATTCATTGCCAGCGTTTAAACATGACAGACTCCGCCCTGCTATACAGCTTTCGTCGCTGCCCCTACGCCATGCGCGCCCGTATGGCGCTGATATTATGCCAATTGCCCGTCAGGGTAAGAGAGGTCGCCCTCAAAGATAAGCCCGCCGAGTTACTGGCACTCAATCCCAGGGGCACGGTCCCTGTATTGGTCAGCGGCGACACCCTGCTAACAGAAAGTCTCGATATTATGTTGTGGGCCACTGCGCAGTCCAGCCACCCTTATGCGTCCAGACTCAAACAGCAAGTCCCCGCAGCACTGGCCCTGATAACAGTGAACGACGAGGGCTTTAAACCCTGGCTCGACAAATACAAATACTTCGACCGCTATCCGCAATTCGACCAGAGCTACTACCGTGACAACGCCTGTGAATTTATTGCTGATCTCGATAACAGGCTGCGTCACAGCAGTATGTTGCTGGGTGAAGAGCCAAGCCTCGCGGACGTGGCAATTTTCCCCTTTGTGCGGCAGTTTGCCGGTGTCGAGCCGGGCTGGCTCGCGGCCCGGTACCCCAAGGTCGCGCGCTGGCTGGATAAGCACTTGGCATCAAAGGCATTCTCAGCTTGTATGTACAAGTATCCCCTGTACCAGCAGCAGGGCAACACTCTGCCTTTGGTGCTGGCACAGGATTGAGTGGCGGTGTCACCGGCAGCAGCTGTAGCGGCGTTGCCATAGGCGAGTACATCAGGACAGGTAAAACAGACAGAGCAGATAAGAAGGCAGATGAAAACCGAATTGGAAGCCGAGCTGAAAGCCACCCAAAAATCCATGGCAAAGCTGCAGCTAATTGGTGCTATTGGCAATATCATGCTGGGGCTTGGCCTCTACGGAATCTTTACCGGGGAGGCCGCGTTTCACGCATTTTTAAGTGACCCCTTACACTGCTATGTCCTGCTAAGCATTGGCGGCATGATTGCCCTCTGGGAAGGGCTGAAGATGATTCAACTGGCAAAACGCAGGCAATCACTTAAGACGCAGATAAGGCAAATAACTGACCAGACCAAGGCTTAAGCAAGGATCAGTGCTCAGACGTATCCGATGACAGCTCCTGCAGGATAAAGCCTTGTGCAGCAGGCACAAGATGATAGAGCACATCAAATCTGTCTTCGGGAATGTCGCGTTCAATGCCGGTCAGGTGTTTGAGTAGTTCTGGCGTGGTGTTGCTGTGACCGGCCACGACGACTGTGCCATCGAGCACCCTGATCTTGGCTGCCAACTGTGCCATGTCGGCAGGGTCGTAACTCTGCA
This portion of the Shewanella amazonensis SB2B genome encodes:
- a CDS encoding excalibur calcium-binding domain-containing protein; the encoded protein is MQRGKLIRWNDERGFGFIKPEQDGADDVFIHISSLKQMSRAPRIGDIIVFQLQTSSDGKQQAGLARIEGVAIKPGSPIKARKTSTTFPLGKLLKGMVLIALIAFAVPKLAPLVEGFISKDTRYSVPPMESETIVPYPEPVFRCEGKTYCSEMRSCAEATFYQNNCPGTKMDGDNDGIPCESQWCGH
- a CDS encoding DUF3624 domain-containing protein, with translation MACNDCDSSVFRQKIGRCKRCMLMLTALCILGWPLWYLLFSEQITSVASLALLLFCFAWTGLLALHLLVWAWRTLWGREHQ
- a CDS encoding glutathione S-transferase; this translates as MTDSALLYSFRRCPYAMRARMALILCQLPVRVREVALKDKPAELLALNPRGTVPVLVSGDTLLTESLDIMLWATAQSSHPYASRLKQQVPAALALITVNDEGFKPWLDKYKYFDRYPQFDQSYYRDNACEFIADLDNRLRHSSMLLGEEPSLADVAIFPFVRQFAGVEPGWLAARYPKVARWLDKHLASKAFSACMYKYPLYQQQGNTLPLVLAQD